GCCAAAGAAACAACGGCATTAACGAAGTCACAAATACTGGGGCAAGCATCAAGCTCAGTATTGGCTCAAGCAAAACAGGCGCCTCAAGCGGCACTTGCGTTACTTGGTTAAAAGATATTTCCCCTTTCAAAGACCAAAATCCAGCTTCGGCTGGATTTTTTTGTCTAGGTATAACCACCAGATAAAACAAAACCCAGCCGAAGCTGGGTTTTGTTAATATGGTGCGGAAGGGGAGACTTGAACTCCCACACCTTGCGGCGCCAGAACCTAAATCTGGTGCGTCTACCAATTTCGCCACTTCCGCAACTTATTCTGTAGATAACTCGACTCGGATAGACTATATCGAATCATCGTTGTGTATGGCAGGTCTACCAGGATTCGAACCTGGGATGACGGGATCAGAACCCGTAGCCTTACCGCTTGGCGATAGACCTGCGGTAAACTCACTTGAAGCACTGGTGCGGAGATAAGAATTAGGCTCTTAAGCTCGTTGAAAGCGGCACGCTATATAGTGTCAGTCAATTCTCTAACCGAGAGGTTGGATCAAGTGAAAATTATAAATGGTGGCTACGACGGGATTCGAACCTGTGACCCCATCATTATGAGTGATGTGCTCTAACCAACTGAGCTACGTAGCCACTCTAAATAGTGGTGCGGAAGGGGAGACTTGAACTCCCACACCTTGCGGCGCCAGAACCTAAATCTGGTGCGTCTACCAATTTCGCCACTTCCGCAACTTGTTCTGTAGATAATTTGACTTGGATAGACAATCAAATCATCGTTGTAATATGGCAGGTCTACCTGGATTCGAACCAGGGAATGGCGGCATCAAAAGCCGCTGCCTTACCACTTGGCGATAGACCTACGGTGATAGCTAATGCTATCTAAATAATGGTGCGGAAGGGGAGACTTGAACTCCCACACCTTGCGGCGCCAGAACCTAAATCTGGTGCGTCTACCAATTTCGCCACTTCCGCAACTTGTTCTGTAGATAATTTGACTTGGATAGACAATCAAATCATCGTTGTAATATGGCAGGTCTACCTGGATTCGAACCAGGGAATGGCGGCATCAAAAGCCGCTGCCTTACCACTTGGCGATAGACCTACGGTGATAGCTAATGCTATCTAAATAATGGTGCGGAAGGGGAGACTTGAACTCCCACACCTTGCGGCGCCAGAACCTAAATCTGGTGCGTCTACCAATTTCGCCACTTCCGCAACTTGTTCTGTAGATAACCTGACTTGGATAGACAATCAAATCATCGTTGTAATATGGCAGGTCTACCTGGATTCGAACCAGGGAATGGCGGCATCAAAAGCCGCTGCCTTACCACTTGGCGATAGACCTACGGTGATAGCTAATGCTATCTAAATAATGGTGCGGAAGGGGAGACTTGAACTCCCACACCTTGCGGCGCCAGAACCTAAATCTGGTGCGTCTACCAATTTCGCCACTTCCGCAACTTGTTCTGTAGATAATTTGACTTGGATAGACAATCAAATCATCGTTGTAATATGGCAGGTCTACCTGGATTCGAACCAGGGGATGGCGGCATCAAAAGCCGCTGCCTTACCACTTGGCGATAGACCTACGGTGATAGCTAATGCTATCTAAATAGTGGTGCGGAAGGGGAGACTTGAACTCCCACACCTTGCGGCGCCAGAACCTAAATCTGGTGCGTCTACCAATTTCGCCACTTCCGCACATTAAATTGTAATTTCCTAAAAACTCTAGCAAAAAGTGCTTAGGAAATGGTGGCTACGACGGGATTCGAACCTGTGACCCCATCATTATGAGTGATGTGCTCTAACCAACTGAGCTACGTAGCCGTTTTTCGAGCGAGACAATATAATACAATCTCACTCTGAGTTCCAATACTTTTTTAAGTATTGATACTTACTGAAATATGGCAGGTCTACCTGGATTCGAACCAGGGGATGGCGGCATCAAAAGCCGCTGCCTTACCACTTGGCGATAGACCTAAGGTGATAGCTAATGCTATCTAAATAGTGGTGCGGAAGGGGAGACTTGAACTCCCACACCTTGCGGCGCCAGAACCTAAATCTGGTGCGTCTACCAATTTCGCCACTTCCGCACATTAAATTGTAATTTCCTAAAAACTCTAGCAAAAAGTGCTTAGGAAATGGTGGCTACGACGGGATTCGAACCTGTGACCCCATCATTATGAGTGATGTGCTCTAACCAACTGAGCTACGTAGCCATTTTTGTCTCTTTCAAGAAGTTGCCTTCTTGTTGAGAACGGAGCGCATTATGCGGATATGACCGTGTACCGTCAACAGTTTTTTTGAATAAATTCCCGAAAAGTGACTGTTCGGTTTTTTTTTAGACGAAGAGGCGCGTTTATGATCAAAAACTGCTAGCAAAACAACATTTTTATTCATATTGAGCCGAGTCAATTTTGCAGCTTTCTTTTGCCAAAAGAAAAAGCCAACCGCAGGCGGTTGGCTTTTTGAACAGTAAACAGAATTAATGCTTAGACATTGAAGCGGAAGTGAACTACATCACCGTCTTTAACGATGTAGTCTTTACCTTCAAGACGCCATTTACCTGCTTCTTTTGCGCCGTTTTCACCGCGGTATTGAATAAAGTCGTCATAACCGACAACTTCAGCACGGATAAAACCACGTTCGAAGTCAGTGTGAATCTTACCTGCTGCTTGAGGTGCTGTTGCTCCTACAGGAATTGTCCATGCGCGAACTTCTTTAACACCAGCAGTGAAGTAGGTTTGAAGATCTAACAATTCGTAGCCAGAACGAATAACGCGATTTAAACCTGGCTCCTCAATGCCAAGATCGGCTAGGAATTCGTCACGTTCTTCATCTTCGAGCTCTGCCATTTCAGATTCAATTGCAGCACAAACAGGCACTACAACTGCATTTTCTTTCTCAGCATGTTCACGAACAGCGTCAAGATAGGGGTTTTCTTCAAAGCCATCTTCGTTAACGTTTGCAATGTACATGGTTGGCTTAAGGGTTAAGAAGTTTAGATAACCTACAGCGGTTAACTCTTCTTTACTTAATTCAACCGAGCGAGCAGAACCGCCTTCAGTGAATACTGGAAGCAGTTTTTCTAGGACTGAAATTTCAAACTTCGCCTCTTTATCACCGCCTTTCGCACGTTTTGCTTGGCGTTGCATTGCTCGCTCACAACTGTCTAAGTCAGCAAGTGCTAGCTCTAAGTTGATGACTTCAATATCTTCAAGTGGCGATACTTTACCGGCTACGTGAACGATGTTTTCGTTTTCAAAACAACGAACAACATGACCGATAGCGTCAGTTTCGCGGATGTTCGCTAGGAATTTGTTACCTAAACCTTCACCTTTAGAAGCGCCGGCAACGAGTCCTGCGATATCCACAAATTCCATGGTTGTCGGTAAAATACGCTCTGGGTTAACGATTTCTGCGAGTGCATCTAAACGCAAATCCGGAACAGGAACGACACCTGTATTTGGTTCGATGGTACAAAACGGGAAGTTAGCCGCTTCAATACCTGCTTTAGTAAGCGCATTAAAAAGAGTCGATTTACCAACATTTGGTAAACCCACAATGCCACATTTAAAACCCATGACTATAACCTTATTCAGCTTTGAACGTGTGTAAGCGGTTTTGTGCTTTCGTTAGACCATCTTTAAGCAAAATGTCGAGACAACGAACGGATTCATCGACCACGGCGTCT
This DNA window, taken from Vibrio nitrifigilis, encodes the following:
- the ychF gene encoding redox-regulated ATPase YchF, giving the protein MGFKCGIVGLPNVGKSTLFNALTKAGIEAANFPFCTIEPNTGVVPVPDLRLDALAEIVNPERILPTTMEFVDIAGLVAGASKGEGLGNKFLANIRETDAIGHVVRCFENENIVHVAGKVSPLEDIEVINLELALADLDSCERAMQRQAKRAKGGDKEAKFEISVLEKLLPVFTEGGSARSVELSKEELTAVGYLNFLTLKPTMYIANVNEDGFEENPYLDAVREHAEKENAVVVPVCAAIESEMAELEDEERDEFLADLGIEEPGLNRVIRSGYELLDLQTYFTAGVKEVRAWTIPVGATAPQAAGKIHTDFERGFIRAEVVGYDDFIQYRGENGAKEAGKWRLEGKDYIVKDGDVVHFRFNV